In a single window of the Flavobacterium sp. W4I14 genome:
- a CDS encoding hypothetical protein (product_source=Hypo-rule applied), translated as MTGAFGSPFHKSNLERCNALAQFSTTTQTIQQHSINQKRRFLGLHKPYKENTIKLNTRHLTILTKNVLICSENIVLRRFLAGDVNQELI; from the coding sequence ATGACCGGGGCTTTTGGTAGCCCGTTTCATAAATCAAATCTAGAGAGGTGCAATGCATTAGCACAATTTAGCACTACTACACAAACCATACAGCAGCACTCAATTAACCAAAAAAGAAGATTTTTAGGCCTACATAAGCCCTACAAGGAAAATACAATCAAACTGAATACCAGACACTTAACTATTTTAACTAAAAACGTTCTCATTTGTAGCGAAAACATTGTTTTAAGACGTTTTTTGGCGGGCGATGTTAATCAGGAACTCATATAA